The genomic region ACGCCCGAGAAGGCGGCTGCCGAGATCCGCAAGCCCCTGGTGTTTGCCAACATGCTGGTGGCAGAGGGCAAGGTGGACGGCTCGGTGGCCGGCGCCGTGCACACCACGGCCGACGTGGTTCGTGCCGCCATCCAGCTCATCGGCACGGCACCGGGTACCAGCCTGGTGTCCAGCTTCTTCCTGGTGGCGCTGGACAAGCCTCATCATCCCATGCAGGGTGGCCTCATCTACACCGACTGCGGCCTGGTCATCAATCCCACGTCCGAGGAGCTGGTGGACATTGCCCGCGCCGGTAGTCGCAGCGCCCAGCAGCTGCTGGGTGAAGAGCCGCGTGTAGCCATGCTGTCCTTCTCCACCGCCGGCAGCGGTGGCAAGCACCCCGACGTCGAGAAGGTCCAGCGCGCCGTGGCGCTGCTGGCTGCGGCCGAGCCGGATCTGAAGCTGGACGGCGAGGTGCAGTTCGATGCCGCCATGGTGCCGTCGATCGCCACACGCAAGCTCCCGGACTCGAAGCTGAAGGGCCGTGCCAACGTGCTGGTGTTCCCCAACCTGGATGCCGGCAACATCGGCTACAAGATCACCGAGCGTATCGGTGGCGCCATGGTGGTGGGGCCGCTGCTGCAGGGCCTGCGCCGTCCGGCCAACGACCTGTCGCGGGGCGCTGATACGCCCGACATCGTCAACGCCATTGCGGTGACGGCGCTGCAGAGCGCCTGATCGGCCGTCTGTTGTCCGTTTCCGCCCGGGGCTGGCCCGGGTGGACGCATCCCCTGGTTCCCCCGGCTGCGGCTCTGGCGGGAATCAGGGGTTTTTTCTGTCCGGGCCTTTCTCTGTCGGGCGGGGGCTCAGGCGGGCAGGGTATGATGCCGGGGTCCTTGATCCCGCTCCCTCATCCGCTCATTGCCATGCCTTCCCGCCCCGACCCTGCCACGCCTTTCTCCGTCGTGGGCAGGTACCTGCCCGGCATCATGCTGGCCACGGTCATTGCCGTGGCCGCCAGCTTTGTGTCCGAGCACTACGGCGGCCCGAAGTTCCTCTACGCGCTGCTGATCGGCATCGCCTTCCATTTCCTGTCTGAAGACGCGCGTTGCGTGCCGGGCATCGAGTTCTCGGCCAAGAAGCTGGTGCGCATCGGGGTGGCGCTGCTGGGCGCCCGCATCGTCATGGCCGATGTCTCGGCGCTGGGGCTCTGGGGCATTCTGGGACTGGCGGGGGCCGTGGTTCTGACCATGACCTTCGGGGTGCTGATGGCGCGTGCGCTGCGCCTGCCGCCCATGCTGGGGCTGCTGTCGGGCGGGGGGACGGGCATCTGTGGCATCTCGGCCACCATGGCCATTTCCGCCACCATGCCGCAGACGGCCGAGAACGAGCGCAACACGCTGATGACGGCCATCGGCATCGCCAGCCTGTCCACGGTGGTGATGGTGCTGTATCCGCTCTGGGTGCGCTGGCTGGACATGTCGGTGGCCGAGGCAGGCCTCTTCCTGGGCGGTGCCATTCATGACGTGACGCAGGTGGTGGGGGCGGGCAACATCCTGTCGCCCGAGATCGCCAAGGCCGCCACGCTGGCCAAGATGTTCCGGGTGGCCATGCTGGTGCCGGTGGTGTTGACGCTGGCCTTCGTCTTTCGCAAGGCCGTGGCGCAGTCGGCCTCCCTGGATGGCAGCAAGCCGGCAAAGCGGCCACCGCTGCTGCCCTTCTTCCTGCTGATGTTCGTGCTGCTGATGGTGCTCAACAGCCTGGGCTGGATCCCGGCGGCTGTTCATGACCTGGCCGGTGATGCTTCTTCGTGGGCGCTCGTCATCTCCATCTCGGCACTGGGGCTGAAGACCTCGTTCGGGAAGATCGCCGCGCTGGGCTGGCGGCCCATTGTGCTGCTGGTGAGCGAGGCGCTGTTCGTTGCCGCATTCATGACGGGCGTGGTATTGCTGATGCGGATGTGAGCGCTCTCCGCTTTTTCATGATTTGGTTATTTCAATAGTATTTTTCCGATAAATAAGATCGGTGCCATGTCATTTATATTGTGGCCATGGCACCGATCGGCAGATATTCCGATGGTCCGCACGTGCGATGGCGCGTGTCGATCCCCGGTATATGCAGCCACGTGATTGCAGCCGATCTGCGCCCCGATGTCTTTTTGTGGGTTTGCATGATGGATATTGCAGTCGACCAGGGATTCCTTCGCCAACGCTTGCCGTCGAAGGACGTTTCAACCACCCGTGCGCTGGATCGCTACGATCCGACCTATGATCCTCTGCTGGCGTCCACGCCCGGATGCGGGCAGGACTACTCACCGACCTACTGGATTGCCACGGCCGGTGAGCCGCCCGCGGACGATGGCCCCATCGACAGCGACCGCGAGGTGGATGTGGCCATCATCGGCTCCGGCTTCACCGGGCTGTCGGCCGCCATCGCACTGGCGCGTGATCACGGCGTCCGGGCCACCGTGCTGGAAGCCAACCGCGTGAGCTGGGGATGCAGCGTGCGCAATGGGGGTCAGGCCCAGTGTGCCTCCGGTCGCCTGACCCGCTCGCAATGGATCGCACGCTGGGGGCTGGACACGGCGCTGGCGCTGCATGCCGAATGTCTGGATGGCATGGAGTACTTCAAGCGGCTGATTGCCGACATCGATTGCGATGTGCAGCCTGGCGGCCACCTGTACGTGGCGCACCGTGCGGCCCGGATGCCGATGCTGGAGAGGGAGGCGAAGGTGCTGCGCGAGGTCTTCGATTACGATGCGCAGATCCTTGATGCCGACACGCTGCGTCGCCACTACATCGACGACCACGAGGCGGCTGGCGCCATGCACGAGCCCGAGGGGCTGGGGGTGCATCCGGCCAAGCTGGCCTTCGGCTACCTGAAGAAGGCGAGGGCGCTGGGGGCCACCGTGCATCCGGCCAGTCCGGTGCAGGGCTGGGTCACGAAGGACGGCTGGCACCATCTGCAGACGCCCGGTGGCGTGGTGCGTGCGCGGGCCGTGGCCGTGGCCACGGGCGGCTACACGTCGCAGACACTGCATCCCCGCCTGCGCAACCGCCTCATGCCCATCCTGTCCAACTCGGTGGTCACGCGCCAGCTCACGCCCGAGGAGATCGAGGCCAATGGCCTGCGCACCCATCAGGTTATTACCGACACGCGGGTGCTGCGCCATTACTATCGACTCACACCGGATGGTCGGTTGCAGATCGGCAGTCGCAGCGCCATCAACGGACGCGGTGCGCCCGACAAGCGCTACGAGCGGATGCTGCTGGACGGCATGGTGCGCAAGTTTCCGGGCCTGCGTGACGTGTCCATCGACTATTCCTGGTGGGGCTGGGTGGATGTCAGCCACGACATGATGCCGCGCATCGTGCAGCCCGACCCTCACGTCGCCATCTACTACGCGCTTGGCTATGGTGGCAATGGCGTGATGTACGCTGCCCAGGCCGGTCGCCGCCTGGCGCAGTGGATCGCCGGCGCCGGAGGCTCGCTGCGCTTGCCCATTTTCCAGGGGCAGCTGCCTTTCCCCAACGTGGCTGGCGTCATCACATCGGAATGGTTTGCGCCATTCCGGCGGCTTGGCCAGCGGGCGCTGTACCGCTGGTATCACCTGAAGGACGAAGTCCTGTAACCCGTCCTTCGACGACGCAACGCGTGCCGGCGCACCGCCGGCACATTCCCGAATCCAGACCGGGCAGACTCGCCCGGGAAAGAGCGCCGACCCCAGGGAGGGACCTTCCATGCGACCAAAATCTGCCGGCATCATGCTGATCGTGGCCATTCTGCTGGGCATCTCCGGCACGGCCAGTGCCGCCACCTTCAAGATGGCCGTGGGCGATGCCCAGGGCGGTACCCAGTGGGAGCTGGCGTCATTCTTCAAGCAGTCGCTGGAAAGAAAGACGCAGGGCGTGCACCGGGTGGCGCTGTTTCCCAATGGCCAGCTGGGCAGCGAGGAGGACACCGTCAACGAGGCGGCCATGGGCACGCTGGATATGTCGGTGCTGGCCATCAACAACCTGGCGCCGTTCTCGCCCACGCTGAGCGTGCTGACGCTGCCCTACATCGTGCGCAATGCCGACGAGGCGCGCACGCTGGTGCAGGGCGAGATCGGCCGAGAACTGGTGGACAACACCGTGCGTGATGCCCAGGTGCGGATCGTCGGCTGGGCGTTCTCGGGCTTCCGGGTGCTGACCAATTCACGCAAGCCGGTCACGAATCCGGAAGACCTGAGCGGCATGGTGATCCGCGTGCCCAAGAATGAGGTGATGATCGAGACCTATCAGGCCTGGGGCATCAATCCGTCGCCGCTGGCATGGTCCGAGACCTTCACCGCCTTGCAGCAGAAGGTGGTGGATGGGCAGGACAATCCGTTCATCACCGTGGCGGCGATGAAGTTCGACGAGGTGCAGAAGTACATCACGCCCATCCGCTACCTGTTCTCGCTGGAGCCGCTGGTGATCAGTGAAGAGGTCTTCCAGCATCAGACGCCTGCCATGCAGGATGCCATCCTGGCGGCGGGTCGGGAAGCCACGACGCACAGCTACGACTATCTGCAGCGGACCGAACGTGAGGTCAGGCAGCAGCTGCAGGCCAAGGGCATGGAGATCGTTGAACCCGCTGGGGGCGAAGAGGCCTGGGCAAAGGTGGCCATGGAGCGTGTCTGGCCCCGCTTCTACGACACGGTGGGCGGCAAGGAGAAGATCGATGCCACCCAGCGTGCCCTGGGGCGCTGATTGGCCGCCGTGCCTGCCGCCAGCCCTGTGACGGGAAACGCCATGGCCCAAGCACAGAAGCAGCCCCGCCCGAAGCGCCGCTGGTCCTGGCTGGATCACGTCGAGGAGTTCGTTTGCGCCTTTCTGCTGGTGGGGTTCGTGTCGCTGATGTTTGCGCAGATCGTCAGCCGGCAGCTGTTCCATTACACCATCCTGTGGGCGGATGAACTGGCCACGCACATGTTCGTGTGGTTCGCGTACTTTGGCGCCGTGGTGGCGGCCAGGCTCTCGGCCCACAACCGCGTCACCTTCCAGTTCACGTTCTTTCCGCCCATCGTCAAGAAGGTGTCCGAAGGGCTGGCTGATCTCATCTGGGTGGCCTTCAACCTGTACTTTGCGTGGCTCAGCATCGATTTCATCTTCTTCCGGATGAACCGCTTCTGGAGTTCGCAGACGCTGGGCCTGCCGATGAAATACTTCTATCTGGTGCTGCCGGTGGCCTTCGTGCTGATGTCGGTACGCATCCTGGCCAACGACTATCGCGTGCTGATCAAGGGGGAGGCGCTGAAGGACCCCGAGCAGGCCGAGATCGAGCGGCTGGCCCATCAGCACCACGAGGAATAGGGCATGGAATACCCCATCGTGGCGATCCTTTTCGGATCCTTCCTGGTGTTGCTGCTCATCGGCGCTCCCATCACCGTCTCGTTGGCCGTGTCGGCGCTGGCCTGCTTCTGGGTGCTGGACATCGATCCGGTACGCATGGTGCAGATCGCCTACACCTCGGTGGGCTCCTTCCCGCTCATGGCGCTGCCGGCCTTCGTGCTGGCCGGCGCACTGATGGAGGCGGCCGGCATCTCGCGCCGGCTGGTGGACATCGCCGAGGCGTTGGCCGGGCCGGTGACGGGCGGGCTGGGCATGGCCACGGTGCTGGCCTGCGTGTTCTTCGGCGCCATCTCCGGCTCCGGTCCGGCCACCACGGCGGCCGTGGGCATGCTGATGGTGCCGGCCATGACGCGACGCGGCTATGACAAGGCCTATGCAGGCGCCGTCACGGCGGCATCTGGCGGCATCGGCATCATCATTCCGCCCTCCATCCCGATGGTGATCTTCGGCGTGGCGGCCATGGGTCTGCAGATTCCGCCGGCCGCCGTGGCGCAGCACGGTGAATTCGCCAGCCTGTCGATCCCGAAGCTGTTCATGGCGGGGGCTGTGCCGGGCCTGGTGATGGCGCTGGCACTGATCCTGGTGAACTACCTGATCTCGCGCCGACGCGGCTACCGGGGCCTGACCGATACCTGGAGCGGCCGCGCCATCGTCGAGGCGCTGCGCCATGGCGTGTGGTCGCTGGTGGCGCCCTTCATCATCCTGGGCGGCATCTATTCCGGGCTCTTCACCCCCACCGAATCGGCCGTGGTGGCCATTGCCTACACGTTGCTGGTGGGCGTGGTGCTGCACCGGGAGATCACCTGGGCCAAGGCGCGGGAAGCCCTGCTGGCCACCACCTGGATCACCGGGCGGGTGCTGCTGATCCTGTTCGCGGCCACGGTGTTCGGCCGGGTGCTGGTGGAAGAGGAGATCCCCGCGCAACTGGCTGCGCAGCTGCTGGGCATGACCGAAAGC from Lautropia mirabilis harbors:
- the pta gene encoding phosphate acetyltransferase, translating into MSTLTYIPDPALPDLLQGVQQRASALNRNVVLCEADDPRVLRAGVQAQQRGVARITLVGNRKAIEQCAAAEGLSLDGLTIRDPANDPETAALAERLFQHRQHKGMTPEKAAAEIRKPLVFANMLVAEGKVDGSVAGAVHTTADVVRAAIQLIGTAPGTSLVSSFFLVALDKPHHPMQGGLIYTDCGLVINPTSEELVDIARAGSRSAQQLLGEEPRVAMLSFSTAGSGGKHPDVEKVQRAVALLAAAEPDLKLDGEVQFDAAMVPSIATRKLPDSKLKGRANVLVFPNLDAGNIGYKITERIGGAMVVGPLLQGLRRPANDLSRGADTPDIVNAIAVTALQSA
- a CDS encoding YeiH family protein, yielding MIPLPHPLIAMPSRPDPATPFSVVGRYLPGIMLATVIAVAASFVSEHYGGPKFLYALLIGIAFHFLSEDARCVPGIEFSAKKLVRIGVALLGARIVMADVSALGLWGILGLAGAVVLTMTFGVLMARALRLPPMLGLLSGGGTGICGISATMAISATMPQTAENERNTLMTAIGIASLSTVVMVLYPLWVRWLDMSVAEAGLFLGGAIHDVTQVVGAGNILSPEIAKAATLAKMFRVAMLVPVVLTLAFVFRKAVAQSASLDGSKPAKRPPLLPFFLLMFVLLMVLNSLGWIPAAVHDLAGDASSWALVISISALGLKTSFGKIAALGWRPIVLLVSEALFVAAFMTGVVLLMRM
- a CDS encoding NAD(P)/FAD-dependent oxidoreductase; its protein translation is MMDIAVDQGFLRQRLPSKDVSTTRALDRYDPTYDPLLASTPGCGQDYSPTYWIATAGEPPADDGPIDSDREVDVAIIGSGFTGLSAAIALARDHGVRATVLEANRVSWGCSVRNGGQAQCASGRLTRSQWIARWGLDTALALHAECLDGMEYFKRLIADIDCDVQPGGHLYVAHRAARMPMLEREAKVLREVFDYDAQILDADTLRRHYIDDHEAAGAMHEPEGLGVHPAKLAFGYLKKARALGATVHPASPVQGWVTKDGWHHLQTPGGVVRARAVAVATGGYTSQTLHPRLRNRLMPILSNSVVTRQLTPEEIEANGLRTHQVITDTRVLRHYYRLTPDGRLQIGSRSAINGRGAPDKRYERMLLDGMVRKFPGLRDVSIDYSWWGWVDVSHDMMPRIVQPDPHVAIYYALGYGGNGVMYAAQAGRRLAQWIAGAGGSLRLPIFQGQLPFPNVAGVITSEWFAPFRRLGQRALYRWYHLKDEVL
- a CDS encoding TRAP transporter substrate-binding protein encodes the protein MRPKSAGIMLIVAILLGISGTASAATFKMAVGDAQGGTQWELASFFKQSLERKTQGVHRVALFPNGQLGSEEDTVNEAAMGTLDMSVLAINNLAPFSPTLSVLTLPYIVRNADEARTLVQGEIGRELVDNTVRDAQVRIVGWAFSGFRVLTNSRKPVTNPEDLSGMVIRVPKNEVMIETYQAWGINPSPLAWSETFTALQQKVVDGQDNPFITVAAMKFDEVQKYITPIRYLFSLEPLVISEEVFQHQTPAMQDAILAAGREATTHSYDYLQRTEREVRQQLQAKGMEIVEPAGGEEAWAKVAMERVWPRFYDTVGGKEKIDATQRALGR
- a CDS encoding TRAP transporter small permease; the encoded protein is MAQAQKQPRPKRRWSWLDHVEEFVCAFLLVGFVSLMFAQIVSRQLFHYTILWADELATHMFVWFAYFGAVVAARLSAHNRVTFQFTFFPPIVKKVSEGLADLIWVAFNLYFAWLSIDFIFFRMNRFWSSQTLGLPMKYFYLVLPVAFVLMSVRILANDYRVLIKGEALKDPEQAEIERLAHQHHEE
- a CDS encoding TRAP transporter large permease, with product MEYPIVAILFGSFLVLLLIGAPITVSLAVSALACFWVLDIDPVRMVQIAYTSVGSFPLMALPAFVLAGALMEAAGISRRLVDIAEALAGPVTGGLGMATVLACVFFGAISGSGPATTAAVGMLMVPAMTRRGYDKAYAGAVTAASGGIGIIIPPSIPMVIFGVAAMGLQIPPAAVAQHGEFASLSIPKLFMAGAVPGLVMALALILVNYLISRRRGYRGLTDTWSGRAIVEALRHGVWSLVAPFIILGGIYSGLFTPTESAVVAIAYTLLVGVVLHREITWAKAREALLATTWITGRVLLILFAATVFGRVLVEEEIPAQLAAQLLGMTESLEVVWLFLIVLLLFVGMFMETLAAIMILVPVLMPIMYMLGADPTHVGIVVICALSIGFQTPPLGENLFVASGISGMTVEQIVVKVVPFTLVSILALLLIAYVPALSLWLPAMMGYD